A region from the Pseudomonas cucumis genome encodes:
- the dnaN gene encoding DNA polymerase III subunit beta, whose translation MHFTIQREALLKPLQLVAGVVERRQTLPVLSNVLLVVEGQQLSLTGTDLEVELVGRVQLEEPADPGSITVPARKLMDICKSLPNDALIDIKVDEQKLVVKAGRSRFTLSTLPANDFPTVEEGPGSLTCSLEQSKLRRLIERTSFAMAQQDVRYYLNGMLLEVSAGIIRAVATDGHRLAMCSMQADIGQPDRHQVIVPRKGILELARLLTEPDGNVSIVLGQHHIRATTGEFTFTSKLVDGKFPDYERVLPKGGDKLVLGDRQALREAFSRTAILSNEKYRGIRLQLANGQLKIQANNPEQEEAEEEVGVEYNGGSLEIGFNVSYLLDVLGVMTTEQVRLILSDSNSSALVQESDNDDSAYVVMPMRL comes from the coding sequence ATGCATTTCACCATTCAACGCGAAGCCCTGTTGAAACCCCTGCAACTGGTCGCAGGCGTCGTCGAGCGCCGACAGACCTTGCCGGTGCTCTCCAACGTGCTGCTGGTTGTCGAAGGCCAGCAACTGTCGCTGACCGGTACCGACCTGGAAGTCGAGCTGGTCGGTCGTGTGCAACTCGAAGAGCCTGCGGACCCGGGTTCCATCACTGTGCCTGCGCGCAAGCTGATGGACATCTGCAAGAGCTTGCCGAACGATGCGCTGATCGACATCAAGGTCGATGAGCAGAAGCTTGTGGTGAAGGCCGGCCGTAGCCGCTTCACCTTGTCGACCCTGCCAGCCAATGACTTCCCGACGGTGGAAGAAGGCCCAGGCTCGCTGACCTGCAGCCTTGAGCAAAGCAAACTGCGTCGTCTGATTGAACGCACCAGCTTCGCCATGGCGCAGCAAGATGTACGTTACTACCTCAACGGCATGCTGCTGGAAGTCTCGGCCGGGATCATCCGCGCCGTAGCCACCGACGGTCACCGTCTGGCGATGTGTTCGATGCAGGCCGATATCGGTCAGCCGGACCGTCATCAGGTGATCGTACCGCGCAAAGGTATTCTGGAACTGGCGCGTCTGCTGACCGAACCGGACGGCAACGTCAGCATCGTGCTGGGTCAACACCACATCCGCGCCACCACTGGCGAGTTCACCTTCACCTCGAAACTGGTCGACGGTAAATTCCCTGACTACGAGCGTGTTCTGCCTAAAGGCGGCGACAAGCTGGTACTTGGCGATCGCCAGGCCCTGCGTGAAGCGTTCAGCCGTACTGCGATTCTGTCAAACGAGAAGTATCGTGGCATCCGTCTGCAACTGGCCAATGGTCAGCTGAAGATCCAGGCGAACAACCCGGAGCAGGAAGAAGCAGAAGAGGAAGTGGGCGTTGAGTACAACGGCGGCTCCCTGGAAATCGGCTTCAACGTGAGCTATCTGCTCGACGTACTGGGCGTGATGACCACCGAGCAGGTTCGCTTGATCCTGTCCGACTCCAACAGCAGTGCGCTGGTACAAGAGTCCGACAACGACGACTCGGCCTACGTTGTCATGCCGATGCGTCTGTAA
- the recF gene encoding DNA replication/repair protein RecF (All proteins in this family for which functions are known are DNA-binding proteins that assist the filamentation of RecA onto DNA for the initiation of recombination or recombinational repair.) — protein sequence MSLSRVSVTAVRNLHPVTFSPSPRINILYGANGSGKTSVLEAIHLLGLARSFRSSRLLPVIQYEQLACTVFGQVELAEGGHSALGISRDRQGEFQIRIDGQNARSAAQLAEILPLQLINPDSFRLLEGAPKIRRQFLDWGVFHVEPRFMSTWQRLQKALRQRNSWLRHGTLDAVSQAVWDRELCQASAEIDEYRRAYIKALKPVFEQTLSELVELEGLTLSYYRGWDKDRELSAVLAGSLQRDQQMGHTQAGPQRADLRLRLGAHNAADILSRGQQKLVVCALRIAQGHLVSQARRGQCIYLVDDLPSELDEHHRRALCRLLEDLRCQVFITCVDHELLREGWQTETPVALFHVEQGRITQTHDHRE from the coding sequence ATGTCCTTAAGTCGCGTCTCGGTCACCGCGGTGCGCAATCTGCACCCGGTGACCTTCTCCCCCTCCCCCCGCATAAACATTCTTTACGGCGCCAACGGCAGCGGCAAAACCAGTGTTCTGGAAGCCATTCATCTGCTGGGGCTTGCCCGTTCGTTTCGTAGCAGCCGCCTGTTACCCGTCATTCAATACGAGCAATTGGCGTGCACGGTATTTGGCCAGGTCGAATTGGCCGAGGGTGGACACAGCGCGCTGGGGATATCTCGCGACCGCCAGGGTGAGTTCCAGATCCGCATCGACGGGCAGAACGCCCGAAGCGCAGCGCAACTGGCAGAGATCCTCCCACTGCAACTGATCAACCCGGACAGCTTCCGCCTGCTGGAAGGCGCGCCGAAGATTCGCCGACAGTTTCTCGACTGGGGTGTGTTCCACGTGGAACCCCGATTCATGTCGACGTGGCAGCGCTTGCAGAAGGCCTTGCGCCAGAGAAACTCTTGGCTGCGACATGGTACACTTGACGCCGTTTCGCAAGCGGTTTGGGACAGGGAACTGTGCCAGGCCAGCGCTGAAATAGATGAATACCGCCGCGCTTACATCAAAGCCTTGAAACCAGTCTTTGAACAGACCTTGAGCGAACTGGTTGAGCTTGAGGGCTTAACGCTCAGCTATTACCGAGGTTGGGACAAAGACCGGGAATTGAGTGCAGTGCTCGCCGGATCCCTTCAGCGGGATCAGCAAATGGGGCATACCCAAGCCGGACCACAACGCGCTGATTTGCGTCTTAGATTGGGCGCACATAACGCCGCGGACATCTTGTCCCGTGGTCAGCAGAAGTTGGTGGTCTGTGCATTGCGGATCGCCCAAGGGCACTTGGTTAGCCAGGCCCGTCGCGGCCAGTGTATTTATCTGGTGGATGACCTGCCGTCCGAACTGGACGAGCATCACCGTCGCGCGCTTTGCCGCTTGCTGGAAGACTTACGCTGCCAGGTCTTTATCACCTGTGTAGATCACGAATTATTGAGGGAAGGCTGGCAGACGGAAACGCCAGTCGCTCTGTTCCACGTGGAACAGGGCCGTATCACCCAGACCCACGACCATCGGGAGTGA